From Deferrisoma camini S3R1, the proteins below share one genomic window:
- a CDS encoding toprim domain-containing protein produces MVHSRATLGGAVRLFAPADGLAVAEGIETALAVHALTDRPAWAALSAGGVERMVLPTTIREVLVAADNDPSGVGQRAGDALAGRLFREGRKVLVAVPPKPCHGSP; encoded by the coding sequence GTGGTGCACTCCAGGGCGACACTGGGTGGGGCTGTGCGCCTGTTCGCCCCGGCCGACGGGCTGGCCGTGGCGGAGGGGATCGAAACGGCCCTGGCCGTGCACGCGCTGACCGACCGGCCCGCATGGGCCGCGCTCTCGGCCGGGGGCGTGGAGCGGATGGTGCTACCCACCACGATCCGAGAGGTTCTGGTTGCCGCGGACAACGACCCGTCCGGCGTTGGGCAAAGAGCCGGGGATGCCTTGGCCGGGCGGTTGTTTCGTGAGGGCCGAAAAGTCCTCGTGGCCGTGCCGCCCAAACCGTGTCACGGATCGCCCTAA
- a CDS encoding DUF4412 domain-containing protein: MNAKRTAAVVLVLVAGSLAGTAHAGLVLQSREGETLISRERIAMPADEVKTVLNGRERTYLVINPGAKLYAQGPLTEYCEMFEKLRQALAGLAQGEAAAPEEPARYEVQPLGRGEPVSGFAVSGYRILRNGEAETDLWVATGRAIEQETLDLGKIAADFMSCVTGREEAILAYREVYRKGVPVRQVSYADGRPSDDGAPVTAIEVREVPDSSFEPPPGYRQVPLARVMGGGEGEAEPAYTGPPPEVDDLIAPPAPLNSSGRQILEMKGMTEADRLREVPLRDEVGLPAMPGAYFTMSSTGTSGMGKPIREAYLVTTEPFQGVDAWYRRRLPEDWQREQQPDGSVLYRPKGAGPMVPPYVSIQKTGGQGMDLMLLDLPGARTRIVLGYWEGGTPPEGLAGDAASAGPGPAEDAYREPPADRAPAAGEDENVIVKDAKEVTGDVVDDTRNEAKRSVRESVKEEVKGFFKGLFKR, from the coding sequence ATGAACGCGAAACGAACGGCCGCGGTGGTCCTGGTGCTCGTGGCGGGGAGCCTGGCGGGAACGGCCCACGCTGGGCTGGTGCTCCAAAGCCGCGAGGGCGAGACGCTCATCTCCCGGGAGCGCATCGCCATGCCGGCCGACGAGGTGAAAACGGTCCTCAACGGCCGGGAGCGCACCTATCTCGTGATCAACCCCGGGGCGAAGCTGTACGCCCAGGGGCCCCTGACGGAGTACTGCGAGATGTTCGAGAAGCTGCGCCAGGCGCTTGCGGGCCTGGCGCAGGGCGAAGCGGCCGCGCCGGAGGAACCCGCCCGCTACGAGGTCCAGCCCCTGGGCAGGGGCGAGCCGGTCTCGGGGTTCGCCGTGAGCGGGTACCGGATCCTGAGGAACGGCGAGGCCGAGACCGACCTGTGGGTGGCCACGGGCCGGGCGATCGAGCAGGAGACGCTCGATCTGGGGAAGATCGCGGCGGACTTCATGTCGTGCGTGACCGGTCGTGAGGAAGCGATCCTCGCCTACCGGGAGGTGTACCGGAAAGGGGTGCCCGTGCGCCAGGTGTCGTACGCGGACGGCCGCCCCAGCGACGACGGCGCCCCGGTCACGGCCATCGAGGTGCGCGAGGTGCCCGACAGCTCGTTCGAGCCGCCCCCCGGGTACCGCCAGGTGCCCCTCGCCCGGGTGATGGGCGGCGGGGAAGGGGAGGCCGAACCGGCGTACACGGGGCCCCCACCGGAGGTGGACGACCTGATCGCGCCGCCCGCGCCGCTGAACTCCAGCGGCCGGCAGATCCTGGAGATGAAGGGCATGACCGAGGCCGACCGGCTCCGTGAGGTCCCGCTCCGGGACGAGGTGGGGCTGCCGGCCATGCCGGGCGCGTACTTCACCATGTCCTCCACTGGGACCTCCGGCATGGGCAAGCCGATCCGGGAGGCCTACCTGGTGACCACCGAGCCGTTCCAGGGGGTGGACGCCTGGTACCGTCGGCGCCTTCCGGAGGACTGGCAGCGCGAGCAGCAGCCCGACGGCTCGGTCCTGTACCGGCCGAAGGGGGCCGGGCCCATGGTGCCGCCCTACGTGTCGATCCAGAAGACCGGGGGGCAGGGGATGGATCTCATGTTGCTGGACCTGCCGGGTGCGAGGACCCGGATCGTGCTGGGGTACTGGGAGGGGGGCACCCCCCCTGAAGGCCTGGCAGGCGACGCCGCCTCCGCCGGACCGGGGCCCGCGGAAGACGCCTACCGCGAGCCCCCGGCGGACCGGGCCCCGGCCGCCGGTGAAGACGAGAACGTGATCGTGAAGGACGCCAAGGAGGTCACCGGCGACGTGGTGGACGACACCCGCAACGAGGCCAAACGGTCCGTGCGGGAGTCGGTGAAGGAAGAGGTGAAGGGGTTCTTCAAGGGGTTGTTCAAGCGCTGA
- a CDS encoding helix-turn-helix transcriptional regulator — MTRAILRPKQAAEYLGISRAQLYRLACRGDLPAPIKISSRASGWLVTDLDSFIERKKDGRYEHGD, encoded by the coding sequence ATGACGAGAGCAATTCTTAGACCTAAGCAAGCCGCTGAATATCTCGGCATTTCCAGAGCGCAACTTTATAGGCTCGCATGTCGTGGCGACCTGCCGGCACCCATCAAGATCTCTTCGCGGGCATCTGGCTGGCTTGTGACTGACCTCGATAGCTTCATAGAGAGAAAAAAAGATGGGCGCTATGAGCACGGTGACTAG
- the istB gene encoding IS21-like element helper ATPase IstB, which translates to MNPMPQLAPLLKQLRLSGILDSLEARNRQAVEHQLSYTEFLSLLIQDEIARREHKKLALRFRRAGFRGEKTIENFDFAFNPGVNKALILDVATCRFLHEKVCVLIVGPTGTGKSHLAQAIGHCAIRQGHDVLFTSASKLLGSLHAARATDTYERRFAALARVDLLIIDDFGLKPLRPPQDEDFHDLMNERYERASTILTSNLDLGEWGQAFPNRLLGAATIDRIRHGAYRIVLEGQSYRSPRPLPDDAPQEVVASTRRKG; encoded by the coding sequence ATGAACCCCATGCCCCAGCTCGCCCCCTTGCTCAAGCAGCTTCGCCTCTCTGGTATCCTCGACTCCCTCGAGGCCCGAAACCGTCAGGCCGTGGAGCATCAGCTCTCCTACACCGAGTTCCTCTCCCTGCTCATCCAGGACGAGATCGCCCGCCGCGAGCACAAAAAGCTCGCCCTCAGGTTCCGGCGCGCCGGCTTCCGCGGCGAAAAAACCATCGAGAACTTCGACTTCGCCTTCAACCCCGGCGTCAACAAGGCCCTCATCCTCGATGTCGCCACCTGCCGCTTCCTCCACGAAAAGGTCTGTGTCCTCATCGTCGGCCCCACCGGCACCGGCAAAAGCCATCTCGCCCAGGCCATCGGCCACTGCGCCATCCGCCAGGGCCACGATGTGCTGTTTACCTCCGCCTCCAAGCTCCTGGGCTCGCTCCATGCCGCCCGGGCCACCGATACCTACGAACGCCGCTTCGCCGCCCTGGCACGGGTCGATCTGCTCATCATCGACGACTTCGGCCTCAAACCCCTGCGCCCTCCCCAGGACGAGGACTTCCACGACCTCATGAACGAACGCTACGAGCGCGCCTCCACCATCCTCACCAGCAACCTCGATTTGGGCGAGTGGGGCCAGGCCTTCCCCAACCGCCTGCTGGGGGCCGCCACCATCGACCGGATCCGCCACGGCGCCTACCGGATCGTCCTGGAGGGCCAGAGCTACCGATCACCCCGACCCCTGCCGGACGACGCCCCCCAGGAGGTCGTTGCCTCGACGCGTCGAAAGGGGTAG
- a CDS encoding O-antigen ligase family protein, translating into MGLAPTAPYDPSRWGLAALATAGFLVLRSSPASGGAPRRLAPFAALTALLVAVPAGFTPYAVAHASGALRWSVGLALAWAVHRKASLARRGIPWILGLGVAEALLILLQVAGLSWPFPAGLTARLGGPGTFSNPNWAAAVLAPLIPLALYRARAGHGGRPGWEPAAAVVMAVGLVATRSRGGMAAAAVGLVGLAVASAWSRFSARQRLAAAGAALAVVGVAGARIGVRPGEIAGMEGRLFLWRSALVMARENPWAGVGLGGFAPAYPGAAAAVLKAHPGAQLPLGAVEVAHGSFLQMAAEAGIPAALGFTGLTGLTALRALAAGAGFPAAVGASLLALSAHAVIDAPLQTAGGFVLYWYLVGLATAGGIRRPPDRDRGRNPGRSWSWVLVLVAGVAAANGVRLVTAALLWQGARTARSAGDLARGRVLSGWGAVAAPEVGPLRSFRAQVLAASGEPVRALEELKAARALSFSFQDMFLYGGLLRQTRGRGPALEYWRDIARLFPQLLRPRFEMGRIYEEMGMHNDAIREYRAVVASPQPTGAAQALRRVARKRLRRLGAAR; encoded by the coding sequence GTGGGGCTGGCCCCCACGGCACCCTACGACCCGTCGAGGTGGGGTCTGGCCGCCCTGGCGACCGCCGGATTTCTGGTGCTGCGTTCCTCCCCGGCCTCCGGCGGCGCGCCTCGGCGCCTGGCCCCCTTTGCCGCGCTCACGGCCCTGCTGGTCGCCGTTCCCGCGGGGTTCACCCCGTATGCCGTCGCCCACGCCTCCGGTGCGCTGCGCTGGTCGGTGGGGCTCGCCCTGGCCTGGGCGGTTCACCGCAAGGCTTCCTTGGCGAGGAGGGGGATTCCCTGGATCCTGGGTCTCGGGGTGGCCGAGGCCCTTCTCATCCTCCTCCAGGTTGCCGGACTTTCCTGGCCGTTTCCAGCCGGGCTGACCGCCCGGCTGGGAGGCCCCGGCACCTTTTCGAACCCCAACTGGGCCGCGGCCGTCCTGGCCCCCCTCATCCCCCTGGCCCTCTACCGCGCCCGCGCCGGGCACGGGGGGAGACCGGGGTGGGAACCGGCGGCGGCGGTGGTGATGGCGGTGGGGCTCGTCGCCACCCGATCCCGGGGCGGCATGGCCGCAGCCGCCGTTGGACTCGTCGGGTTGGCCGTGGCGTCGGCCTGGTCCAGGTTCTCGGCCCGTCAACGCCTGGCGGCTGCCGGGGCCGCGCTCGCGGTCGTCGGGGTGGCAGGGGCCCGGATCGGGGTCCGGCCGGGCGAGATCGCGGGGATGGAGGGCCGGCTCTTCCTTTGGAGAAGCGCCCTGGTCATGGCAAGGGAGAACCCGTGGGCCGGTGTGGGGCTCGGAGGCTTCGCGCCCGCATACCCGGGAGCCGCCGCCGCCGTATTGAAAGCCCACCCCGGGGCCCAACTCCCCCTCGGGGCGGTGGAGGTGGCCCACGGCTCGTTCCTCCAGATGGCGGCAGAGGCCGGGATTCCGGCGGCCCTGGGTTTTACCGGACTCACCGGACTCACCGCTTTGCGGGCCTTGGCTGCGGGGGCCGGATTTCCGGCAGCGGTGGGGGCGTCGCTCCTCGCCCTGTCAGCCCACGCGGTGATCGACGCTCCCCTCCAGACCGCCGGGGGGTTCGTGCTGTACTGGTATCTCGTCGGGCTGGCGACTGCCGGGGGGATCCGCCGGCCGCCGGATCGGGATCGGGGAAGGAATCCCGGTCGCAGCTGGAGCTGGGTCTTGGTCCTGGTGGCCGGGGTTGCGGCGGCCAACGGCGTGCGCCTCGTCACCGCAGCCCTTCTCTGGCAGGGCGCCCGAACGGCCCGGTCGGCGGGGGACCTGGCCCGAGGTCGCGTCCTGTCGGGCTGGGGCGCCGTGGCGGCCCCGGAGGTGGGCCCCTTGCGGTCTTTTCGCGCCCAGGTTCTGGCCGCCTCAGGAGAACCGGTGCGAGCCCTGGAGGAACTGAAGGCCGCCCGCGCCCTTTCGTTCTCGTTCCAGGACATGTTCCTGTACGGCGGGCTTCTCCGCCAGACCCGAGGCCGTGGCCCTGCCCTCGAGTACTGGCGGGACATCGCCCGTTTGTTTCCCCAGCTCCTCCGCCCCCGCTTCGAGATGGGGCGGATCTACGAAGAAATGGGGATGCACAACGACGCGATCCGAGAGTACCGAGCCGTGGTCGCCTCGCCCCAGCCCACCGGGGCCGCCCAGGCCCTGCGTCGGGTCGCCCGCAAGAGGCTCCGGCGACTCGGCGCGGCTCGTTGA
- a CDS encoding tyrosine-type recombinase/integrase, which translates to MRYKLTDVRIRQTKADKGRRELRDGGGLGLWIYPSGQKVWFFEYWLPGVNGEKQRHRWSFAEYPTVGLQEARKRHQEYRELVRRGIDPKAELEQKKREEAAKRQAAATELTVEELCRSYMEIHAAPNKRSFKEDQRQIRRYILPALGSQKAKEITRRDVQALLDSVGRRAPIQSNRLRALMSRLFRWAMARGHVDHNPVEGTERVGKEVPRTRTLTVEEIRIFWQGLDNTALSDSVKQVLRLLLVLGQRPGEIAGMQYEELRIQGGIPVWTIPGGRRKNGRPHEVPLPALALDIIGPWQGKTGYVFPGPKGTPVTVEALSRALRRNLGEPEKAPPKKHGKRQAEKIPIHPPFTPHDLRRTVATRMSEAGVSKLLKPIVLGHTPQDVTSKHYDLFEYLEEKTGALNMWANYLIGILKGKEEPSNIIQLQNHKRLKKSTQHID; encoded by the coding sequence GTGAGGTACAAACTAACCGACGTCAGGATTCGCCAGACCAAGGCAGACAAAGGGCGACGTGAACTCCGGGATGGTGGAGGGTTGGGCTTGTGGATTTACCCAAGCGGCCAAAAGGTATGGTTTTTTGAGTATTGGCTTCCTGGCGTGAACGGAGAGAAACAACGCCATCGGTGGTCCTTCGCCGAATACCCCACGGTGGGGTTGCAGGAGGCCCGCAAGCGTCATCAGGAGTACCGGGAACTCGTCCGGAGAGGAATCGATCCCAAAGCAGAACTGGAGCAGAAAAAACGCGAAGAAGCGGCGAAGCGCCAAGCGGCGGCGACAGAACTCACGGTTGAGGAACTTTGCCGCTCGTACATGGAGATCCACGCGGCACCCAACAAGCGCAGCTTCAAGGAGGACCAGAGGCAGATCCGCCGTTACATCCTTCCCGCCTTGGGGAGCCAAAAGGCAAAGGAAATCACACGGAGGGACGTCCAAGCACTCCTCGATTCCGTTGGGAGGCGTGCTCCGATACAAAGCAACCGTCTCCGGGCCCTAATGAGCCGACTGTTCCGTTGGGCGATGGCGCGGGGCCACGTAGACCACAACCCCGTGGAAGGAACGGAGAGGGTGGGAAAGGAAGTCCCTCGCACCAGGACATTAACAGTGGAGGAAATCCGAATCTTTTGGCAGGGCCTCGATAACACTGCGTTGTCAGATTCGGTGAAACAGGTATTACGGCTTCTCCTCGTCCTCGGCCAACGCCCTGGGGAGATCGCTGGCATGCAGTATGAGGAACTGAGAATACAGGGTGGGATCCCGGTGTGGACGATACCGGGCGGGCGCAGAAAAAACGGACGCCCTCACGAGGTACCTCTCCCCGCCCTGGCGCTAGATATTATCGGCCCCTGGCAAGGAAAAACCGGCTATGTGTTCCCTGGCCCGAAGGGTACGCCGGTAACCGTGGAAGCACTTTCGCGTGCGTTGCGGAGGAATTTGGGGGAACCCGAGAAAGCCCCACCCAAAAAACACGGCAAAAGGCAAGCGGAGAAAATTCCGATCCACCCACCCTTCACGCCACACGATCTCCGGCGAACCGTTGCCACACGCATGAGCGAGGCGGGCGTGTCTAAACTATTGAAGCCCATCGTACTGGGGCACACCCCCCAAGACGTGACCAGCAAACACTATGACCTGTTCGAATATCTTGAGGAGAAAACTGGAGCACTCAACATGTGGGCCAATTATTTAATTGGCATCCTTAAAGGGAAAGAAGAGCCTTCCAATATCATACAACTCCAGAACCACAAACGACTCAAAAAGTCAACTCAGCACATAGATTAA
- a CDS encoding DUF927 domain-containing protein, giving the protein MSKGVIDIQEAAPWLEAETPPGWRVNQEGVFRVPDDPEKDPVLVSGPVWVAGLTRDENGSDWGVLVRWIDLDRELRKWAMPRARLHDQGAGVAQDLARGGLFVAPGRERDLARYLGSARPERRFRCVTRLGWVDTTDGRLLFVLPHEVIGTRVGEAEEVVFQAEKYAPTHAFRAEGDLAAWREAVAKPCGDHPALVFALCWALAAPLLKPAGIGGAGAHFFGASSTGKTTLAQVAASVWGCGADPAAAPELSMVRTWRTTANALEGIAATHCDTLLPLDELGLCAASDVGAVVYELAGGAGKARMSDSARLQKTRTWRTLFLSTGEISIRQKIEERGRMAHAGQLVRALDIPAEAGIIRAPNGAAPREIADRLKAAAGTFYGTAGPELVRRLVAETKEFGTLRGEVRTILDLLARDLTPAQARPDQARAVRLLALAGTAGFLAQELGVLPWDNEVIVGALRFVLDAWTDVAPHLSDAARGVERVREFILRHRARFQALADPSADVPRDRAGFVTADGDFLILPSAFAEAVGDLDHRAVARELLARQLLKVDQSDRLVSKAPRSADAGRPPVYWVRAALLEEEGDAP; this is encoded by the coding sequence ATGAGCAAAGGCGTGATCGACATCCAGGAGGCCGCCCCGTGGCTTGAGGCCGAGACCCCGCCGGGGTGGCGAGTGAACCAAGAAGGGGTGTTCCGTGTGCCAGACGACCCCGAAAAGGACCCTGTACTCGTGTCCGGCCCCGTGTGGGTAGCCGGGCTGACCCGTGACGAAAACGGTTCCGACTGGGGGGTGCTGGTACGGTGGATTGACCTGGACAGGGAGCTCCGGAAGTGGGCAATGCCGAGGGCTCGCTTGCACGACCAAGGGGCGGGAGTCGCCCAGGACTTGGCCCGGGGCGGGCTTTTCGTGGCACCCGGGCGGGAGCGCGACCTTGCGCGGTACCTGGGGAGCGCCCGACCCGAAAGGCGGTTCCGATGCGTGACCCGGCTCGGCTGGGTCGACACCACGGACGGACGGCTTCTATTCGTGCTGCCCCATGAAGTGATCGGAACCCGAGTGGGCGAGGCCGAGGAAGTGGTGTTTCAGGCGGAAAAGTACGCCCCCACTCACGCCTTCCGGGCAGAGGGCGACCTGGCCGCCTGGCGCGAGGCTGTGGCGAAGCCGTGTGGGGATCACCCGGCCCTGGTGTTCGCACTCTGCTGGGCGCTCGCCGCCCCGCTTTTGAAGCCGGCTGGGATCGGAGGTGCTGGCGCCCACTTCTTCGGTGCGAGTTCCACCGGCAAGACCACTCTCGCACAGGTCGCGGCGTCCGTGTGGGGGTGCGGCGCTGATCCGGCGGCGGCTCCGGAGCTTTCCATGGTGCGGACTTGGCGGACCACAGCAAATGCTCTGGAAGGAATCGCCGCTACTCACTGTGACACCCTTCTCCCCCTAGATGAACTCGGGTTGTGTGCAGCATCTGACGTGGGTGCGGTGGTGTACGAACTAGCTGGAGGTGCCGGAAAAGCCCGTATGAGCGACTCGGCCCGGCTCCAGAAAACTCGGACTTGGCGGACCCTTTTTCTGTCCACAGGTGAGATTTCGATTCGCCAGAAGATTGAGGAGCGCGGCCGCATGGCTCATGCAGGGCAACTGGTGCGAGCCCTCGACATACCCGCCGAGGCTGGGATTATCCGCGCACCGAACGGGGCGGCGCCCCGAGAGATCGCCGACCGGTTGAAGGCTGCTGCTGGAACCTTCTACGGAACCGCCGGGCCGGAGCTCGTGCGGCGACTCGTAGCCGAAACTAAAGAGTTCGGGACGCTACGGGGGGAAGTACGCACCATACTCGATCTCTTGGCCCGAGACCTTACCCCGGCCCAGGCCCGGCCCGACCAAGCCCGGGCGGTTCGCTTGCTCGCCCTGGCTGGCACGGCCGGGTTCCTGGCCCAGGAACTCGGGGTGCTTCCGTGGGATAACGAGGTGATCGTTGGAGCCTTGCGGTTCGTGCTGGATGCTTGGACGGACGTCGCGCCTCACCTGTCCGACGCTGCCCGTGGGGTGGAGCGGGTGAGGGAGTTCATCCTGCGTCATCGTGCCCGGTTTCAGGCTCTGGCGGACCCGAGTGCGGATGTCCCCAGGGATCGGGCCGGGTTCGTAACGGCAGACGGTGACTTCCTCATTCTCCCTTCTGCGTTCGCCGAGGCCGTGGGTGACCTTGATCACCGGGCCGTTGCCCGGGAGCTCCTGGCCCGCCAACTGCTCAAGGTGGACCAATCTGACCGACTCGTGAGCAAGGCCCCCAGAAGTGCGGACGCGGGACGGCCGCCTGTGTATTGGGTGCGTGCTGCCCTCCTAGAGGAGGAAGGGGATGCCCCATGA
- a CDS encoding helix-turn-helix domain-containing protein, whose protein sequence is MQRLETQEVLARLVEVFGELDREGWAELFQVVPTAVSQWKRRRRIPLEHLEALADRHGLSLDWLCYGVGSPYRPKVRVKAKELWAGLSPAAQQVVERITKDKDVLRALEVVYNSGKKANEAVNDIIKALGRLDVDRLMILATVATALAEHGKTKMDA, encoded by the coding sequence ATGCAGCGCCTGGAGACCCAAGAGGTTTTAGCCCGGCTCGTGGAAGTGTTCGGGGAACTGGATCGGGAGGGGTGGGCCGAGTTATTTCAGGTGGTCCCAACGGCCGTCAGCCAGTGGAAGCGCCGCCGCAGGATTCCTCTGGAGCACTTGGAGGCATTAGCGGATCGGCACGGCCTGTCGCTGGACTGGCTGTGCTACGGGGTGGGGAGCCCTTATCGGCCTAAGGTGCGGGTCAAGGCAAAAGAGCTCTGGGCCGGCCTTTCCCCCGCTGCTCAGCAGGTAGTGGAGCGGATTACAAAGGACAAAGATGTGCTGCGCGCCTTGGAGGTCGTTTACAATAGCGGCAAGAAAGCAAATGAGGCGGTAAATGATATTATTAAGGCTCTAGGTAGATTAGATGTGGATCGGCTCATGATCCTGGCCACAGTGGCAACCGCTTTGGCAGAGCATGGAAAAACCAAAATGGATGCATAA
- the istA gene encoding IS21 family transposase, with amino-acid sequence MHQYRHVLVRMRLGDSNRQIAKAGLMGRRKASAFRELAAHNGWLDPDSPVPDEAAIAQALGSSPARATPRAGSSLERYRDEITRWVELGIQGTTIHEALCRKHGYTGHYSSVRRFLQGIRKANPQATVMLEFAPGEAAQVDFGKGPTIPHPLTGEPQLTWVFVMTLAWSRHQYAEIVPDQKVSTWIACHRRAFEWFGGVPARIIIDNAKCAIVRACYHDPEVQRSYAELAEGYGFRIAPCPVRDPKKKGRVESGVKYIKRSFLPLREFRDRVDANRQLHEWIRSTAGNRLHGTTHERPLTRFVEVERHVLRPLPDVPPILGVWTRVKLHGNCHVTFEKAYYSAPFRLVRQHLWLRATPSTVELYLDHELVASHPRLARPGERSTVQDHLPPEAVAYQMQDPQWCLKKARALGPSTHELVERLFAHRVLDNLRAAQGVIRLAQRFGHERLEAACRRALRFDDPRYRTVKTILQKGLDQEPEPAEPSALAEAYTGKGRFCRDAAQLLLWDPPPAPQRRGPGETL; translated from the coding sequence ATGCACCAGTACCGACACGTCCTCGTTCGCATGCGGCTTGGAGACTCCAACCGCCAGATCGCCAAAGCCGGCCTCATGGGCCGCCGCAAGGCCTCTGCCTTCCGTGAGCTCGCCGCCCACAACGGCTGGCTCGACCCCGACTCCCCCGTGCCCGACGAGGCCGCCATCGCCCAGGCCCTCGGCTCCTCCCCTGCACGGGCCACCCCGCGGGCCGGTTCCTCCCTCGAGCGCTACCGCGACGAGATCACCCGCTGGGTCGAGCTCGGCATCCAGGGCACCACCATCCACGAGGCCCTGTGCCGAAAGCACGGCTACACCGGCCACTACTCTTCGGTACGGCGATTCCTCCAAGGCATCCGGAAGGCCAACCCCCAGGCCACCGTCATGCTGGAGTTCGCCCCCGGCGAGGCCGCCCAGGTCGACTTCGGCAAGGGCCCCACGATCCCCCATCCCCTCACCGGCGAGCCCCAACTCACCTGGGTCTTCGTGATGACGCTTGCCTGGAGCCGCCATCAGTACGCCGAGATCGTCCCCGACCAGAAGGTCTCCACATGGATCGCCTGCCACCGCCGGGCCTTCGAGTGGTTTGGCGGCGTTCCTGCCCGGATCATCATCGACAACGCCAAGTGCGCCATTGTCCGCGCCTGCTACCACGATCCCGAGGTCCAGCGCTCCTATGCCGAGCTGGCCGAGGGCTACGGGTTCCGCATCGCCCCTTGTCCCGTCCGGGACCCCAAGAAGAAGGGCCGGGTGGAGTCCGGGGTGAAGTACATCAAGCGCTCGTTTCTGCCCCTTCGCGAGTTCCGAGACCGGGTCGACGCCAACCGCCAGCTCCACGAGTGGATCCGCTCCACCGCCGGCAACCGCCTTCACGGCACCACCCACGAGCGACCCCTCACCCGGTTCGTCGAGGTGGAGCGCCACGTGCTCAGGCCCCTGCCCGACGTGCCCCCCATCCTCGGCGTGTGGACCCGCGTGAAGCTCCACGGCAACTGCCACGTCACCTTCGAGAAGGCCTACTACTCCGCCCCCTTTCGCCTCGTGCGCCAGCATCTGTGGCTGCGCGCCACCCCCTCGACCGTGGAGCTCTACCTCGACCACGAGCTCGTCGCCTCCCACCCCCGCCTGGCTCGCCCCGGCGAGCGCTCCACCGTCCAAGACCACCTCCCCCCGGAGGCGGTGGCCTACCAGATGCAAGACCCCCAGTGGTGCCTCAAGAAGGCCCGAGCCCTCGGGCCCTCCACCCATGAGCTCGTCGAGCGCCTCTTCGCCCACCGCGTCCTCGACAACCTCCGTGCCGCCCAGGGGGTGATCCGCCTGGCCCAGCGCTTCGGGCACGAGCGCCTGGAGGCCGCGTGCCGCCGGGCCCTTCGCTTCGATGATCCCCGCTACCGCACCGTGAAGACCATCCTCCAAAAGGGCCTCGATCAGGAGCCCGAACCGGCCGAGCCCTCCGCCCTCGCCGAGGCCTACACCGGCAAGGGCCGCTTCTGCCGCGATGCCGCCCAACTGCTCCTGTGGGATCCGCCCCCGGCCCCCCAGCGGCGGGGCCCCGGCGAAACCCTCTGA